CCGCCCTCTCGGACCTGGAGGTGGAGCACCAGGAGCACGATGGCCACCTCTGGTTCGTGCGTTATCCCCTGCTGGACGACCAGGGGCGGCCCACCGACGAATACATCGTGGTGGCCACCACCCGCCCCGAGACCATCGTGGCCGACGTGGCCGTGGCCGTGAACCCGCAGGTGGAGCGCTGGCGGCCCCTCATCGGCCGTCGTTGCCTGGTGCCGGTGGCCGAGCGGCCGGTGCCCATCATCGCCGACGAGGCGGTGGACCCCCGCTTCGGCACCGGTGCCCTCAAGATCACGCCCGGGCACGATGCCCTGGACTTCGAGATCGGCGAGCGTCACGGCCTGCCGGCCATCGTCAGCATCGGCCCCGATGGCCGCATGAACGAGCACGCCGGCCCGTTGGCGGGCCTGGACCGCTTCGAGGCGCGGAAGGAGATGGCCCGTCGGCTGCAGGAACTGGGGCTGCTGGAGCGGGAGGAGGCCCACCGCCACAGCATGGGCCACTGCCAGCGCTGCGGCACCATCGTGGAGCCCATCGTCAGCGAGCAGTGGTTCGTGCGCATGCGGCCTCTCGCCGGCCCGGCCATCCGCGCCGTGCGGGAGGGGAGGGTGCGCATCGTCCCCCGTCGTTTCGTCCGCGTCTACCTGCACTGGCTGGAGAACATTCGCGACTGGTGCATATCGCGCCAGCTCTGGTGGGGCCACCGAATACCGGCCTGGTATTGCCGGGACTGCGGCGCCGTGACGGTGCCACCGCGGGAGGACCCCATGCGCGACCCGCAGCGTTGCGGCGCCTGCGGCTCGCCCGACCTGCGCCAGGACGAGGACGTGCTGGACACCTGGTTCTCCTCGGCCCTCTGGCCCCACTCCACCCTGGGCTGGCCCGACGACACGGAGGACTTCCGCCGCTTCTATCCCACCTCGGTGCTGGAGACGGGCTACGACATCCTCTTCTTCTGGGTGGCGCGGATGGTCATGATGGGCCTCTACAACACGGGGCAGGTGCCCTTCCGCTACGTCTACCTCCACGGCCTGGTGCGGGACCCCCACGGCCGCAAGATGACCAAGAGCCTGGGCAACGTGGTGGACCCCCTGGAGGCGGTGGAGCGATATGGCTGCGACGCCCTGCGCTACGTCCTGGCCACCGGCGCCGCTCCGGGCAACGACATGCGCCTCTCGGCCGAGAAGCTGGAGGGGGGACGCAACTTCGCCAACAAGGTGTGGAATGCCGGCCGCTTCGTCGTCCAGGCCCTGGGCGAACACCTGGCCCCAGGGGAGAAAGTGGAGGCACCCTCGGGCCGACGCCGTCGCTCTCTGCCCCTCGAGGACCGCTGGATACTGTCTCGCCTGCACCAGACCATCGGCCGCGTGGAGGGGCTGCTGCGTCAGTTCCAGATCGGCGAGGCGGGCAAAAGGCTGCACGAGTTCTTCTGGGGAGAGCTGTGCGACTGGTACCTGGAGATGGCCAAGGTGCGGCTGCGTCAGGGCGACCGCGACGCCCTGTCTGTCTTGGCCTATGCCCTGGACACGTCCCTACGCCTCCTGCACCCCTTCATGCCCTTCGTGACGGAGGCCATCTGGCAGCGTCTCCGTCCCTACCTGGCCTGGGCAGAGACGGAGGCCCTCATCGTCGCCCCCTGGCCGCGGGCGCGCCGCTCCTGGCTGGACGCCGAGGCCGAGCGGCAGATGGGCCTGGTCATGGGGGTGGTGAGGGCCATACGCAACCTGCGGGCCGAGTGGAGGGTTGAGCCGGGCCGCTGGGTGGAGGCCTACGTGGCCAGCCCCGAGGCGAGCATGCTAGCGGGCCTGGCCCCCACCCTGGAGGCCCTGGCCCGGGCGCGACCCTTGCACATCGCCGCCGACGCCTCCATTTTGCCCGCCCGGGGGGCGGCCACCGCCGTTCTGCCCGGCGCCCAGGTGGCCCTGCCCCTGGCCGGCCTGGTGGAGGTGGAGAGGGAGCGGGAGCGGCTGCGGCGCCAGCTCCAGGAGGCCGAGAGGGAGGTGGAGGCGCTGGCCCGCCGCCTGGCCCAGGAGGAGTTCCGTGCCCGCGCCCCTGCCCAGGTGGTGGCCAAGGAGGAGGAGAGGCTGGCCGCCGCCCGCGAGCGACTGGAAGGGCTGCGGCGTCGCCTCCAGGCCTTGGACTGAGGCGTTTGCGAAGCCATCCCTTCTTTTATTGACGGTATAGGTGGGGGGGAGTATGCTTGTGGAGGATGGAACAATCCTGTAATATGAGGGGTCGAGGCCAGCGGTGCCAGACGTCCACGCCCTCTTCGAGCAGTATACGGCTGTCCTGATCGCCACCGTCCTCGGCTTCGTGCTGGTGGGCGGCGCCCTGCTGGCCAACCTTCTTCTCTCGCCCCGACAGCGGACGCGGCCCAAGGGACTCACCTACGAGTGCGGCATGTTGCCCATCGGCCGTGGCCGCTTTCAGATCCACTTCCGCTACTACCTGTTCGCCATCCTGTTCCTCATCTTCGACATCGAGGCCGTGTTCCTGTTCCCGTGGGCCCTGAGCTTCCTGGACGTGGGGGCGATGGCCTTCTACGAGATGCTGGTGTTCATCGTCATCCTGGGCTTCGGACTGCTCTACGCCTGGCGAAAGGGCGTCCTGCAATGGAGGTAGATAGCTGATGGTCCAGCGACGGCCCGTACAGGTCTACGAGGTGCGGGACGACCCGCCGGGGGCGCGCTCGGATGTGGTGCCGCCGGAGGTGGTGCACGAGGTCAAGTCGCTGACGCCGGCGCCGGAGGCCCACGCCCGCCCCAAGGCCCTGTACCGTCAGCTCCTGCCGGGCATCATCCAACTGCCGGCCGACTGGATCATCGCCTGGGGCCGCAAGAACTCCCTGTGGCCCCTGACCTTCGGGCTGGCCTGTTGCGCCATCGAGATGATCGCTACCTACATGGCCCGGCATGACCTGGACCGGTTCGGCATCATCCCCTGGCCGTCGCCGCGCCAGTGCGACGTGATGATCGTCTCGGGGACCGTCACCAAGAAGATGGCGCCGGCTGTGAAGCTGCTCTACGAGCAGATGCCCAACCCCAAGTGGGTCATCTCCATGGGGGCTTGTGCGACCAACGGTGGCCCCTACACCCGCTACGACCGCGTGCTGCAGGGGGTGGACAAGATAATCCCGGTGGACGTGTACGTGCCGGGCTGTCCTCCGCGGCCCGAGGCCCTGATGGACGCCTTCCTGGCCCTCCAGAAGAAGATCATGGAGGAGAGGGGCCAGGTGGGCCGCTAGCGCTATGAGCGAGGGCACCGCCACCGACCAGGCCCTGCCTCCCGTGCTGGAGCGTCTGCGGGAGGCGCTGCCCGATGTACCCTTCGAATACGTGCCCACGCCGCTCGACCCGGCGGTGACCGTGCCCCGTGAGCACCTGTTGCGCCTCATGACCGCCCTCAAGGAGGACGAGCGCCTCGCCTTCGATTACCTGCGCTGCCTCTCGGGTGTGGACTACCTGGACGAGCTGGAGGTGGTCTACCACCTGCGCTCCTTCCGCCATGGCCACACTATCGCCGTCAAGGTGCGTGCCCCGGCCGACGACCCGCGCATCCCCAGCGTCGCCCACCTCTGGAAGGCCGCCGACTGGCACGAGCGCGAGACCTGGGAGATGTTCGGAATCGTCTTCGAGGGGCACCCCGACCTGCGGCCCCTCCTCACCGAAGAGGGGTTGGGCTACTACCCCCTGCGCAAGAGCCATCCCCTGGCCGAGATAGAGGACTGGCAGGAGAACCTGCTGGAGCAGGTGGAGCGCCTGGCGGCCGCGGCTGCCCCGCCCGGCGCCCCGGAGGTGGTGGACGAGAAGGCCCAGAAGGTGGCCCTGGCCCAGAAGAAGGCGGAGGTCATCAAGAAGGCGCGGGAGGAGGCGCGAGCCAAGGGCCTCCCGCCGGAGGAGGAGCGCAAATACGTCCAGGAGGCCATAAAGCGCTTCGAGGAGGAGATGGCCAGGGAAGCGGCGGCCCCTGCCGCCCCTGCAGCCGCCCGTCCCGCCGCCGGGGACGAACGCGCCCAGAAGGTGGCCCTGGCCCAGAAGAAGGCCGAGGTCATCAAGAAGGCGCGGGAGGAGGCGCGAGCCAAGGGCCTCTCGGGCGAGGACGAACGCAAGTATGTGCAGGAGGCGGTGAAGCGCTTCGAGGAGGAGATGGCCGGCACCGCAGCGGCGCCGGCGGCCCAGCCCCAACGGCCCGCCGGCGAGGCCAAGGCGCCCCTCAGCGCTGCCGATAAGGCCGCCCGCATCGCACTGGCCCAGAAGAAGGCCGAGGTCATCAAGAAGGCGCGGGAAGAGGCCCGCGCCAAGGGCCTCTCGGGCGAAGAGGAGCGCAAATACGTCCAGGAGGCCCTGCGCCGCCTGGAGCAGGAAGGGGAAGGAGGCTAGCGGCCCGTCATGGCCAGCACAGCCCCCCAGCACCGACACGAGCTGGAGACCATCGACCTGCACATCAACGTGGGGCCGCAGCACCCGGCCACCCACGGCGTCTTCCGCATGGTGCTGACGGTCAACGGCGAGCTGGTGGAGGACTGCGACCCGGTCATCGGCTACATGCACCGGGGCAACGAGAAGCTGCCCGAGAACTGCGACTACCGCCAGATCATCGGCTACCACGACCGCACGGATTACCTGGCCCAGTTCAACACCGAGTGGACCTATTGCCTGGCCGTGGAGAAGCTGATGGGCCTGGAGGTGCCGGAGCGGGCGGAGTACATCCGCGTCATCCTGGGGGAGCTGAATCGGGTGGCCAGCCACCTCATGTGGGCCGGCGCCTTCGGCACCGACGTGGGCTTCTTCGGGACGCCATTCATGTACGCCTTCCGCGAGCGAGAGGTCATCCAGGACCTGTTCGAGGCCGTCACCGGCGAGCGCATGATGTACAACTACTTCCGCCCCGGCGGGGTGGCCTGGGACGTGCCCGACGACTTCGAGGAGCACTGCCGCTACGTCATCGACCACGTCCGCCGCGGCATCGATGACCTGGACGCCCTCATGACCGACAACGAGGTGTTCCTGGCCCGCTGCCGGGGCCTGTCCCCGGTGACGCCCGAGCAGGCCATCAACTGGGGTCTCTCGGGCCCCATGCTGCGGGCCTGCGGCGTCAAGCACGACCTGCGCCGGGCCGAGCCTTACTCCATTTACGACCGCTTCGACTTCGAGATCCCGGTGGGCACCCAGGGGGACGTCTACGACCGCTACC
Above is a genomic segment from Dehalococcoidia bacterium containing:
- a CDS encoding valine--tRNA ligase, with translation VTGALVMGLGLSDTLEDVGVGWHRMLGEPTLWLAGVELGGIASQIVVERELDKEVLSRHDLGREAFLQRVWDWAQRTRATITQQHRRLGASCDWTRERFTLDEGPSRAVRTTFVRLYHDGLVYRGERIINWCPRCRTALSDLEVEHQEHDGHLWFVRYPLLDDQGRPTDEYIVVATTRPETIVADVAVAVNPQVERWRPLIGRRCLVPVAERPVPIIADEAVDPRFGTGALKITPGHDALDFEIGERHGLPAIVSIGPDGRMNEHAGPLAGLDRFEARKEMARRLQELGLLEREEAHRHSMGHCQRCGTIVEPIVSEQWFVRMRPLAGPAIRAVREGRVRIVPRRFVRVYLHWLENIRDWCISRQLWWGHRIPAWYCRDCGAVTVPPREDPMRDPQRCGACGSPDLRQDEDVLDTWFSSALWPHSTLGWPDDTEDFRRFYPTSVLETGYDILFFWVARMVMMGLYNTGQVPFRYVYLHGLVRDPHGRKMTKSLGNVVDPLEAVERYGCDALRYVLATGAAPGNDMRLSAEKLEGGRNFANKVWNAGRFVVQALGEHLAPGEKVEAPSGRRRRSLPLEDRWILSRLHQTIGRVEGLLRQFQIGEAGKRLHEFFWGELCDWYLEMAKVRLRQGDRDALSVLAYALDTSLRLLHPFMPFVTEAIWQRLRPYLAWAETEALIVAPWPRARRSWLDAEAERQMGLVMGVVRAIRNLRAEWRVEPGRWVEAYVASPEASMLAGLAPTLEALARARPLHIAADASILPARGAATAVLPGAQVALPLAGLVEVERERERLRRQLQEAEREVEALARRLAQEEFRARAPAQVVAKEEERLAAARERLEGLRRRLQALD
- a CDS encoding NADH-quinone oxidoreductase subunit A; the protein is MPDVHALFEQYTAVLIATVLGFVLVGGALLANLLLSPRQRTRPKGLTYECGMLPIGRGRFQIHFRYYLFAILFLIFDIEAVFLFPWALSFLDVGAMAFYEMLVFIVILGFGLLYAWRKGVLQWR
- a CDS encoding NADH-quinone oxidoreductase subunit B → MYRQLLPGIIQLPADWIIAWGRKNSLWPLTFGLACCAIEMIATYMARHDLDRFGIIPWPSPRQCDVMIVSGTVTKKMAPAVKLLYEQMPNPKWVISMGACATNGGPYTRYDRVLQGVDKIIPVDVYVPGCPPRPEALMDAFLALQKKIMEERGQVGR
- a CDS encoding NADH-quinone oxidoreductase subunit C, with the translated sequence MSEGTATDQALPPVLERLREALPDVPFEYVPTPLDPAVTVPREHLLRLMTALKEDERLAFDYLRCLSGVDYLDELEVVYHLRSFRHGHTIAVKVRAPADDPRIPSVAHLWKAADWHERETWEMFGIVFEGHPDLRPLLTEEGLGYYPLRKSHPLAEIEDWQENLLEQVERLAAAAAPPGAPEVVDEKAQKVALAQKKAEVIKKAREEARAKGLPPEEERKYVQEAIKRFEEEMAREAAAPAAPAAARPAAGDERAQKVALAQKKAEVIKKAREEARAKGLSGEDERKYVQEAVKRFEEEMAGTAAAPAAQPQRPAGEAKAPLSAADKAARIALAQKKAEVIKKAREEARAKGLSGEEERKYVQEALRRLEQEGEGG
- a CDS encoding NADH-quinone oxidoreductase subunit D gives rise to the protein MASTAPQHRHELETIDLHINVGPQHPATHGVFRMVLTVNGELVEDCDPVIGYMHRGNEKLPENCDYRQIIGYHDRTDYLAQFNTEWTYCLAVEKLMGLEVPERAEYIRVILGELNRVASHLMWAGAFGTDVGFFGTPFMYAFREREVIQDLFEAVTGERMMYNYFRPGGVAWDVPDDFEEHCRYVIDHVRRGIDDLDALMTDNEVFLARCRGLSPVTPEQAINWGLSGPMLRACGVKHDLRRAEPYSIYDRFDFEIPVGTQGDVYDRYLVRMEEMRQSLRIVEQALKQMPKNGPIMAEGLKRVLRPPSGEVYARTESPRGEYGVYIVSRGADKPWRHKVRGASFCNLSALREMVIGNYVADAIIILGSIDIVLCEVDR